The following are encoded in a window of Platichthys flesus chromosome 19, fPlaFle2.1, whole genome shotgun sequence genomic DNA:
- the LOC133974685 gene encoding alpha-2A adrenergic receptor: MAAAPDATCLSELSGFPNRNISFVSGPRPCNRSAVRTPPYTPQATAAFAIAITFMMVVTIVGNILVIMAVLTSRSLKAPQNLFLVSLAAADILVATLIIPFSLANELQGFWAFSSMWCEIFLALDVLFCTSSIVHLCAIALDRYLSISRPVSYGAKRTPSRIKAGIIVVWLISAVISFPPLLTLDKSEGGEEVCELNNERWYILYSTIGSFFAPCVIMILVYVRIYQIAKQHTRCSPAHKQKVVAASEPVRRLSEKFQQNGDQGAETTGRRGITAASCSDSTPSSPQRPPETTRGQNPQHCPPHPSLTPPKKSSSSVPQRDSQTFSGQSQEHPEEGGGAPDNTSSSGSELEVGLEGVLREDDGGETSKSNERASRLKGKGFKVQVLNLTSRHQSTMTTSSGTQLAPEEPPRTPLNQGAAVCRRKALVNREKRFTFVLAVVMGVFVICWFPFFFSYSLQAVCPETCTIPNPLFKFFFWIGYCNSCLNPVIYTIFNKDFRKAFKRILCRDTKGTFF, from the coding sequence ATGGCAGCCGCCCCGGACGCCACCTGCTTGTCGGAGCTCAGCGGATTCCCCAACAGGAACATCAGCTTCGTCTCCGGCCCCCGACCCTGCAACCGCAGCGCCGTCAGGACCCCGCCCTACACGCCACAGGCCACCGCAGCCTTTGCGATAGCCATCACCTTCATGATGGTCGTGACGATCGTCGGGAACATCCTGGTGATCATGGCCGTGCTGACTTCTCGATCCCTCAAGGCGCCTCAGAACCTTTTCCTGGTGTCGCTGGCGGCGGCGGATATTCTCGTGGCCACGCTCATTATTCCCTTTTCTTTGGCAAACGAGCTGCAGGGCTTCTGGGCGTTCAGCTCCATGTGGTGTGAGATCTTCCTGGCGCTGGACGTCCTcttctgcacctcctccatCGTGCACCTGTGCGCCATCGCTCTGGACCGCTACCTGTCGATCTCCCGGCCCGTGTCCTACGGCGCCAAACGTACTCCCTCACGCATCAAGGCCGGCATCATCGTCGTGTGGCTGATCTCTGCCGtcatctccttccctcctcttctcaccCTGGATaagagtgaaggaggagaggaggtttgTGAACTGAACAACGAGCGCTGGTATATTCTTTACTCCACCATTGGGTCCTTCTTCGCCCCCTGTGTGATAATGATCCTGGTGTACGTCAGGATTTATCAGATCGCTAAGCAGCACACGCGCTGCTCACCTGCGCACAAGCAGAAGGTGGTGGCAGCCAGCGAGCCTGTGAGGAGGCTCTCTGAGAAGTTCCAGCAGAACGGGGATCAGGGAGCTGAGACTACCGGCCGGCGAGGAATCACCGCGGCATCTTGCTCGGACTCCACGCCGTCATCGCCTCAAAGACCGCCCGAGACCACCAGGGGCCAGAACCCTCAGCACTGCCCTCCACACCCGAGTCTTACCCCACCGAAGAAGTCCTCCTCGTCAGTCCCTCAGCGCGACAGCCAGACCTTCTCAGGCCAGTCACAGGAACATCCTGAGGAAGGCGGGGGAGCGCCCGACAACACCTCCAGCTCCGGCTCTGAGCTGGAGGTCGGACTGGAAGGGGTTCTCAGAGAGGACGACGGAGGAGAGACCAGCAAATCCAACGAGCGAGCTTCGAGATTGAAAGGCAAAGGATTTAAAGTTCAGGTGCTCAACCTGACCAGCAGACACCAGAGCACCATGACCACATCATCCGGCACCCAACTGGCCCCTGAGGAACCCCCCAGAACACCTCTGAACCAGGGGGCGGCCGTCTGCCGGCGCAAAGCCCTGGTGAACCGGGAGAAGAGGTTCACCTTCGTCTTGGCCGTGGTGATGGGCGTGTTCGTGATCTGCTggttccccttcttcttctcctacTCTCTTCAGGCCGTGTGTCCTGAGACGTGCACCATCCCCAACCCTCTGTTCAAGTTCTTCTTCTGGATCGGCTACTGCAACTCCTGCCTCAACCCCGTCATATACACCATCTTCAACAAGGACTTCAGGAAGGCCTTCAAGAGGATTCTGTGCCGGGACACCAAGGGCACGTTCTTCTGA